The Streptomyces sp. NBC_01255 genome window below encodes:
- a CDS encoding carbohydrate ABC transporter permease, which yields MAAPRSFLWTRRIFLTLLTAFVVLPVFVMVSSSLKPLEDVSGKFQWIPSGLTIRPYIDIWETVPLADYFVNSIVVAGAATVFSVVVAIFAAYGVSRYDFRGKRVFTVTVLSTQMFPGILFLLPLFLIYVNIGNATGIALFGSREGLVLTYLTFSLPFSIWMLTGYFDSIPRELDEAAKVDGCGPIKALFRVIVPAASPGIIAVAVYAFMTAWGEVLFASVMTNDTTRTLAVGLQGYATQNDVYWNQVMAASLVVSVPVVVGFLLLQRYLVAGLTAGAVK from the coding sequence ATGGCCGCGCCCCGCTCCTTCCTGTGGACCCGGCGGATCTTCCTCACCCTGCTCACCGCCTTCGTGGTGCTGCCGGTCTTCGTGATGGTCTCCAGCTCGCTGAAGCCGCTGGAGGACGTCTCGGGGAAGTTCCAGTGGATCCCCTCGGGGCTCACGATCCGCCCGTACATCGACATCTGGGAGACCGTCCCGCTCGCCGACTACTTCGTGAACTCGATCGTCGTGGCGGGCGCGGCCACCGTCTTCTCGGTGGTCGTCGCGATCTTCGCCGCGTACGGGGTGAGCCGCTACGACTTCCGCGGCAAGCGGGTCTTCACCGTGACGGTCCTGTCGACGCAGATGTTCCCCGGCATCCTCTTCCTGCTGCCGCTCTTCCTCATCTACGTCAACATCGGCAACGCCACCGGCATCGCGCTCTTCGGCTCGCGCGAGGGCCTGGTCCTCACCTATCTGACGTTCTCGCTGCCGTTCTCGATCTGGATGCTGACCGGCTACTTCGACTCGATCCCGCGCGAACTCGACGAAGCGGCCAAGGTCGACGGCTGCGGGCCGATCAAGGCCCTGTTCCGGGTGATCGTCCCGGCCGCGTCCCCCGGCATCATCGCCGTCGCCGTCTACGCCTTCATGACCGCCTGGGGCGAGGTCCTCTTCGCCTCCGTCATGACCAACGACACCACCCGCACCCTCGCCGTCGGACTCCAGGGCTACGCCACCCAGAACGACGTGTACTGGAACCAGGTGATGGCCGCCTCCCTCGTCGTGAGCGTCCCCGTCGTCGTCGGCTTCCTCCTCCTCCAGCGCTACCTCGTCGCCGGCCTCACCGCGGGTGCGGTCAAGTGA
- a CDS encoding SDR family NAD(P)-dependent oxidoreductase: protein MSTAVVVGAGPGIGKAVAARFAREGYAVAVIARTKETVARIAGEIGRDGGRVLALTADSTDEEGLRAALDTVGEELGPVEVAVYNAALIRRDGPGELDARGQLDAWAVNVVGALTTASHVAPGMAERGRGTILVTGGMPRINPGWVSLGLGKFGVRTLVDLLDAQYGPAGVHVASVTVPGAVAPGTAYDPDDIAEHYWRLHGQPRDGWEREVVHGGVPVAR, encoded by the coding sequence GTGTCCACAGCAGTAGTGGTCGGTGCCGGGCCGGGGATCGGGAAGGCCGTGGCCGCACGGTTCGCCCGGGAGGGGTATGCCGTCGCCGTGATCGCGCGGACGAAGGAGACCGTGGCGCGGATCGCCGGGGAGATCGGGCGGGACGGCGGCAGGGTACTGGCCCTGACCGCCGACAGCACGGACGAGGAAGGGCTGCGGGCCGCCCTCGACACGGTCGGGGAGGAACTCGGGCCGGTCGAGGTGGCCGTCTACAACGCCGCTCTCATCCGGCGCGACGGCCCGGGGGAGCTCGACGCGCGGGGGCAGCTGGACGCCTGGGCCGTGAACGTGGTGGGCGCGCTCACCACGGCGAGCCACGTGGCCCCCGGCATGGCCGAGCGGGGGCGCGGAACAATCCTGGTCACGGGCGGAATGCCCCGGATCAACCCGGGCTGGGTAAGCCTGGGCCTCGGAAAATTCGGCGTCCGGACCCTGGTCGACCTGCTCGACGCGCAGTACGGTCCGGCCGGGGTCCACGTGGCCTCGGTGACCGTCCCCGGGGCCGTGGCGCCCGGGACGGCGTACGACCCGGACGACATCGCCGAGCACTACTGGCGCCTGCACGGCCAGCCCCGGGACGGCTGGGAGCGCGAGGTCGTGCACGGCGGCGTACCGGTGGCGCGATAG
- a CDS encoding helix-turn-helix domain-containing protein, whose protein sequence is MSAVLLDPPGPVRTLRTGESDLHRGFHAWGDLVTDTCGPLRVYRTEPGHFEGAIATGTFGTVQLAEVQAGPHAVERTALLATRAAAAPLYLACVLDGEVRVRQGDITAVARAGNLFCYDSSLPFTLWMRQPIHMVTVKFDHHLVDLRAGVEHPLRAATWSGSEGASVLLADLLRSAARNMSRLDAAIADHLGSSVASLVGAVCSEKLGEAVSDPVLARRALLHRIKTFARARLGCAELSPRLLARTHKISLRYLQLLFQDEDSSPALWIRNERLRRCRDDLSDPRTAHLTVANIAERWGLDSASHFSKLFRERYGMAPREWRRQSARGLP, encoded by the coding sequence ATGAGCGCTGTCCTGCTCGACCCGCCCGGTCCTGTGCGCACCCTGCGCACCGGGGAATCCGATCTGCACCGGGGATTCCACGCCTGGGGCGATCTCGTCACGGACACCTGCGGCCCTCTGCGCGTCTACCGCACCGAGCCCGGCCATTTCGAAGGGGCCATCGCCACGGGCACGTTCGGCACCGTGCAGCTCGCCGAGGTCCAGGCCGGCCCGCACGCCGTCGAGCGCACCGCGCTGCTCGCCACCAGGGCGGCGGCGGCTCCGCTCTACCTCGCCTGCGTCCTGGACGGGGAGGTCCGGGTCCGGCAGGGGGACATCACGGCCGTCGCCCGGGCGGGCAACCTCTTCTGCTACGACAGCTCCCTCCCCTTCACCCTCTGGATGCGACAGCCCATCCACATGGTCACCGTGAAGTTCGACCACCACCTGGTCGACCTCAGGGCCGGGGTCGAGCACCCGCTGCGGGCGGCCACCTGGTCCGGCTCCGAAGGGGCCAGCGTGCTCCTCGCCGACCTGCTCCGCAGCGCCGCGCGGAACATGTCCCGGCTCGACGCGGCGATCGCGGACCACCTGGGCAGCAGCGTCGCCAGCCTGGTCGGCGCCGTCTGCTCGGAGAAGCTCGGCGAGGCGGTGAGCGACCCCGTCCTGGCCCGCCGCGCCCTGCTGCACCGGATCAAGACCTTCGCCCGCGCCCGCCTCGGCTGCGCCGAGCTGAGCCCCCGGCTGCTCGCCAGGACGCACAAGATCTCGCTGCGCTACCTCCAGCTGCTGTTCCAGGACGAGGACAGCAGTCCCGCCCTGTGGATCCGCAACGAGCGGCTCCGCCGCTGCCGGGACGACCTCTCCGACCCGCGCACGGCCCATCTGACGGTGGCCAACATCGCGGAACGCTGGGGCCTGGACAGCGCCTCGCACTTCAGCAAGCTGTTCCGCGAGCGCTACGGGATGGCGCCCCGCGAGTGGCGCCGCCAGTCGGCGCGCGGGCTCCCCTAG
- a CDS encoding GH1 family beta-glucosidase has protein sequence MSASPDARLPLDLEAFPPSFAWGTATSAYQIEGAVAEDGRAPSIWDTFSRTPGAIDNGDTGDTACDHYHRWPEDLALMKGLGTDAYRLSIAWPRVVPGGDGPVNAAGLDFYDRLVDALLDAGIAPSVTLYHWDLPQALQDRVQDSRGGWTERATAEHLAAYASVVAERLGDRVTQWTTLNEPLCSGWIGHLEGRMAPGYTDLTAAVRASYHLLLGHGLATQAIRATAPGARVGLVTNHSTVAPASTRPEDIAAAARMDGHTNRWWLDPVYGRGFPADMRELYGVELPEQAGDMETIATPLDWHGLNYYFPVTVADDPAGPVPHAREVRLPDVPRTGMDWQIDAGGLEAFLLRLTEDYGVRELYVTENGSAFPDTVGPDGQVHDPERTRYLEQHLAACAGALRKGAPLAGYYAWSLLDNFEWAYGFDKRFGLVHVDYATQKRTVKTSGRRYADIIRAHRATTTG, from the coding sequence GTGTCCGCATCCCCCGACGCCCGCCTCCCGCTCGACCTGGAGGCCTTCCCTCCGTCCTTCGCCTGGGGCACGGCGACATCCGCCTACCAGATCGAGGGCGCCGTCGCCGAGGACGGCCGCGCCCCCTCCATCTGGGACACGTTCTCCCGTACCCCCGGCGCGATCGACAACGGCGACACCGGCGACACCGCCTGCGACCACTACCACCGCTGGCCCGAGGACCTCGCCCTGATGAAGGGCCTCGGCACCGACGCGTACCGCCTCTCGATCGCCTGGCCGCGCGTCGTCCCCGGCGGCGACGGACCGGTCAACGCCGCCGGACTCGACTTCTACGACCGGCTCGTCGACGCCCTCCTCGACGCGGGCATCGCCCCGTCCGTCACCCTCTACCACTGGGACCTGCCGCAGGCCCTCCAGGACCGGGTCCAGGACAGCCGCGGCGGCTGGACCGAGCGGGCCACCGCCGAACACCTCGCCGCGTACGCCTCCGTCGTCGCCGAGCGCCTCGGCGACCGCGTCACCCAGTGGACCACCCTCAACGAACCCCTCTGCTCGGGCTGGATCGGCCACCTGGAGGGCCGGATGGCCCCCGGATACACCGACCTGACGGCCGCCGTCCGCGCCTCGTACCACCTGCTCCTCGGCCACGGACTCGCCACCCAGGCCATCCGCGCCACCGCCCCCGGCGCGCGGGTCGGCCTGGTCACCAACCACTCCACCGTCGCCCCCGCCTCCACCCGGCCCGAGGACATCGCGGCCGCCGCCCGCATGGACGGCCACACCAACCGCTGGTGGCTCGACCCGGTGTACGGCCGCGGCTTCCCCGCCGACATGCGCGAGCTGTACGGCGTCGAACTGCCCGAGCAGGCAGGTGACATGGAGACCATCGCGACCCCGCTCGACTGGCACGGCCTCAACTACTACTTCCCGGTGACCGTCGCCGACGACCCGGCAGGACCCGTCCCGCACGCCCGCGAGGTCCGCCTCCCCGACGTCCCCCGCACGGGCATGGACTGGCAGATCGACGCCGGCGGTCTGGAGGCCTTCCTGCTGCGCCTCACCGAGGACTACGGGGTGCGCGAGCTGTACGTCACCGAGAACGGCTCGGCCTTCCCCGACACCGTCGGCCCCGACGGCCAGGTCCACGACCCCGAGCGCACCCGCTACCTGGAACAGCACCTGGCCGCCTGCGCCGGAGCCCTGCGCAAGGGCGCCCCGCTCGCCGGGTACTACGCCTGGTCCCTCCTCGACAACTTCGAATGGGCCTACGGCTTCGACAAGCGCTTCGGCCTCGTCCACGTCGACTACGCGACCCAGAAGCGGACCGTGAAGACGAGCGGCCGGCGGTACGCGGACATCATCCGCGCCCACCGGGCGACGACCACCGGCTGA
- a CDS encoding ROK family protein has translation MHARSGRTVRDLRRENRTAVLRRLYFDGPKSRLMLGPATGLSSGSVSNVVAELLAEGLVEEAGSVDSAGGRPRTLLRITPDSGFMIGVDIGETRIRIELFDLTLTELARTERALASSGPRTERYDVDLVVGHLRDGITEVLRAADVPVERLLGVGVGVPGIVDRCNDDVGAVVHGQTIGWDTVPLERLLRRAVDLPETVPYWIDNGAKTLGQAEMWFGAGRGARSAVVVLFGSGVGACSVADPMEPGRALEWGHLTVRVRGRRCRCGSHGCLEAYAGAEALLARWREAGGLPPAGADEETALTAMLAAAYPADPGTEPDTTALAVLEETAEYLGAGFADLINLFQPERILVGGWAGLQLGTRFLHTVHRYAGEYALRYPASRTSIGLGTLGPQAVTVGAALLPLADFFARGGRSPEPRPSIPAPAWQAALQDRV, from the coding sequence GTGCACGCGAGAAGTGGCCGCACGGTGCGTGACCTGCGGCGTGAGAACCGCACCGCCGTTCTGCGCAGGCTGTACTTCGACGGGCCGAAGAGCCGCCTCATGCTCGGCCCCGCGACCGGCCTGAGCTCCGGCTCCGTCAGCAACGTCGTCGCCGAGCTCCTCGCGGAGGGCCTGGTCGAGGAGGCCGGCAGCGTCGACTCGGCCGGCGGACGCCCCCGTACCCTCCTGCGCATCACCCCGGACAGCGGATTCATGATCGGCGTCGACATCGGCGAGACCCGGATCAGGATCGAGCTCTTCGACCTCACCCTCACCGAACTCGCCCGCACGGAGCGGGCCCTGGCCAGCTCCGGGCCCCGCACCGAGCGCTACGACGTCGACCTCGTCGTCGGCCACCTGCGCGACGGCATCACCGAGGTGCTGCGGGCGGCGGACGTCCCCGTCGAGCGCCTCCTCGGCGTCGGCGTCGGGGTCCCCGGCATCGTCGACCGCTGCAACGACGACGTCGGCGCCGTCGTCCACGGCCAGACCATCGGCTGGGACACCGTCCCCCTGGAACGCCTCCTGCGCCGGGCCGTCGACCTGCCCGAGACCGTCCCGTACTGGATCGACAACGGCGCCAAGACCCTCGGCCAGGCCGAGATGTGGTTCGGCGCCGGACGCGGCGCCCGCAGCGCCGTCGTCGTCCTCTTCGGCTCCGGCGTCGGCGCCTGCTCCGTCGCCGACCCGATGGAACCCGGCCGCGCGCTCGAATGGGGACACCTGACCGTACGGGTCCGGGGGCGGCGCTGCCGCTGCGGCTCGCACGGCTGCCTGGAGGCGTACGCCGGCGCCGAGGCACTCCTGGCACGGTGGCGCGAAGCCGGCGGGCTGCCCCCGGCCGGAGCGGACGAGGAGACCGCGCTCACCGCGATGCTCGCCGCCGCCTACCCCGCCGACCCGGGAACGGAACCCGACACCACGGCACTCGCCGTCCTGGAGGAGACCGCCGAGTACCTCGGCGCGGGCTTCGCCGACCTCATCAACCTCTTCCAGCCCGAGCGGATCCTCGTCGGCGGCTGGGCGGGCCTCCAGCTCGGCACCCGCTTCCTCCACACCGTGCACCGGTACGCCGGCGAGTACGCGCTCCGCTACCCGGCGAGCCGTACGAGCATCGGCCTGGGCACCCTCGGCCCCCAGGCCGTCACCGTCGGCGCGGCGCTCCTGCCGCTGGCCGACTTCTTCGCCCGGGGCGGCCGCAGCCCCGAGCCCCGGCCCAGCATCCCCGCCCCCGCCTGGCAGGCCGCCCTCCAGGACCGCGTCTGA
- a CDS encoding HEAT repeat domain-containing protein — protein sequence MLIGEVARRSGVSARMLRHYDSLGLVRPTGRTDGGYREYSGEDIRRIFHIESLRSLGLSLREVGRALDDPGFAPSELVDDLIRQTRERIAAETELLTRLRRIGAAEPAGWEDVLRSVTLLQALGSKSAGTRQRAALSSVEGAPVPVEALVEAALSETDPNVAGALRWALAQGVEGGSALLAEGLGSPVAAVRERAVRSLAEIPDDEATALLRDALAHPDVVVRRYAALALGARGLADAVPTLIDMIVDAANDVDAADALSALASRPESADEIAAGLVDRLVGHLAHGTDRASARRRLAQALADIPGETASRALAELSHDEDRSVALTAAYVVELRKER from the coding sequence ATGCTGATCGGTGAGGTGGCACGGCGGTCCGGGGTCAGCGCTCGCATGCTCAGGCATTACGACTCGCTCGGCCTCGTGCGGCCGACGGGGCGTACCGACGGCGGCTATCGCGAGTACTCGGGCGAGGACATCCGGCGGATCTTCCACATCGAGAGCCTGCGGTCGCTGGGGCTTTCGCTGCGTGAGGTGGGGCGTGCGCTCGACGATCCCGGCTTCGCGCCCTCGGAGCTCGTCGACGACCTCATCCGTCAGACGCGGGAGCGAATCGCGGCGGAGACGGAGCTGCTCACGCGGCTCCGCCGGATCGGCGCCGCCGAACCCGCCGGCTGGGAGGACGTCCTCCGGAGCGTCACCCTCCTCCAGGCGCTCGGGTCGAAGAGCGCCGGGACGCGGCAGCGCGCGGCCCTGTCCTCGGTCGAGGGGGCGCCTGTCCCCGTGGAGGCGTTGGTCGAGGCGGCCCTGAGCGAGACGGACCCGAACGTCGCGGGCGCCCTGCGATGGGCGCTGGCGCAGGGGGTGGAGGGCGGATCCGCGCTCCTGGCGGAGGGCCTCGGCTCACCGGTGGCCGCGGTGCGGGAGCGTGCCGTCCGGTCCCTCGCCGAGATCCCGGACGACGAGGCGACCGCCCTGCTGCGGGACGCGCTCGCGCACCCCGATGTCGTGGTCCGCAGGTACGCGGCGCTGGCGCTCGGGGCGCGTGGTCTGGCCGACGCGGTCCCGACGCTCATCGACATGATCGTCGACGCGGCGAACGACGTCGACGCGGCCGACGCGCTGAGCGCGCTGGCGAGCCGCCCCGAGTCGGCGGACGAGATCGCCGCCGGGCTCGTGGATCGGCTGGTCGGCCACCTCGCCCACGGCACCGACCGGGCGTCCGCGCGCCGGCGGCTGGCGCAGGCCCTCGCGGACATCCCCGGTGAGACGGCGTCACGCGCCCTCGCGGAGCTGTCGCACGACGAGGACCGGTCCGTCGCGCTGACCGCGGCGTACGTCGTGGAGCTGCGAAAGGAGCGGTAG
- a CDS encoding HEAT repeat domain-containing protein, producing the protein MTERKDTAQTNTNTNAITTRAVRGLEHSSSSVRLRAALAVGTSPDPRCVDTLVGHCATEPDFSVREMLTWALTRHPAAVTVPALVGELRSEHGQARSQALHTLSKIGDRGAWPAITRALLTDADDEVAKCAWRAAVALVPEGREAELAGALATQFGRGGRETRLSLSRALIALGDAALPALRDTMEDPDPHRRRHAIATERLARDPDAGFDFAIEEAKRIVALGTTGQEE; encoded by the coding sequence ATGACCGAGCGGAAAGACACCGCGCAGACGAACACGAACACGAACGCGATCACGACACGAGCCGTCCGAGGGCTGGAGCACAGCAGCTCGTCGGTACGGCTGCGGGCGGCGCTGGCGGTGGGTACGAGCCCGGATCCGCGGTGCGTCGACACCCTCGTCGGACACTGCGCGACCGAGCCCGACTTCTCCGTCCGCGAGATGCTCACCTGGGCGCTCACCCGTCACCCGGCGGCGGTGACGGTCCCCGCACTCGTCGGCGAACTCCGCTCGGAGCACGGTCAGGCACGGAGCCAGGCGCTGCACACCCTGTCGAAGATCGGGGACCGGGGGGCGTGGCCGGCGATCACGCGGGCGCTGCTGACCGACGCCGACGACGAGGTGGCGAAGTGCGCCTGGCGGGCGGCGGTCGCGCTCGTGCCCGAGGGCCGGGAGGCCGAGCTGGCCGGAGCGCTGGCGACGCAGTTCGGGCGCGGCGGACGCGAGACGCGGTTGAGCCTCAGCCGGGCGCTGATCGCGCTCGGCGACGCGGCCCTGCCGGCCCTGCGCGACACGATGGAGGACCCGGACCCCCACCGGCGCCGGCACGCGATCGCCACGGAGCGGCTGGCGCGCGACCCGGATGCCGGATTCGATTTCGCGATCGAGGAGGCGAAGCGCATCGTTGCCCTCGGCACGACCGGCCAGGAGGAGTGA
- a CDS encoding carbohydrate ABC transporter permease, which yields MTRTAVAPTSDPAVRKAAPGGAPAPRRSGRRRIALPYLLLLPALLLELLVHLIPMLMGIGMSFKELTQFYIRDWSSAPWAGLDNFAVSIDFDAPVGQALLKSFLTTCLFTVLSVALCWFLGTAAAIFLQEEFRGRGILRTLFLVPYALPVYTAVITWAFMFQRDNGLINHVLHDQLGIGDSPAFWLIGDNSFWALLVVSVWKGWPFAFLTVMAGLQNIPRDMYEAAALDGAGVLKQIRHITLPSLRPVNQILVLVLFLWTFNDFNTPFVLFGEAAPEAADLISLHIYQSSFQTWNFGTGSAMSVLLLLFLLVVTGVYLLLTTRGRKTSDV from the coding sequence ATGACCAGAACCGCCGTCGCTCCCACGAGTGACCCGGCGGTGCGCAAGGCCGCACCCGGAGGGGCACCCGCACCACGCCGCTCCGGGCGCCGCCGCATCGCACTGCCGTACCTGCTGCTCCTGCCCGCCCTGCTCCTCGAACTCCTCGTCCACCTCATCCCGATGCTCATGGGCATCGGCATGAGCTTCAAGGAGCTCACCCAGTTCTACATCCGCGACTGGTCCTCGGCTCCGTGGGCCGGCCTCGACAACTTCGCCGTCTCGATCGACTTCGACGCCCCGGTCGGCCAGGCGCTCCTGAAGTCCTTCCTGACGACCTGTCTGTTCACCGTCCTGTCCGTGGCGCTGTGCTGGTTCCTCGGGACGGCCGCCGCGATCTTCCTCCAGGAGGAGTTCCGGGGCCGCGGCATCCTGCGGACCCTCTTCCTCGTCCCGTACGCGCTGCCGGTCTACACCGCCGTCATCACGTGGGCGTTCATGTTCCAGCGGGACAACGGCCTGATCAACCACGTCCTCCACGACCAGCTGGGCATCGGCGACAGCCCCGCCTTCTGGCTCATCGGCGACAACAGCTTCTGGGCCCTGCTCGTCGTCTCCGTGTGGAAGGGCTGGCCGTTCGCCTTCCTCACCGTCATGGCGGGACTGCAGAACATCCCCCGGGACATGTACGAGGCGGCCGCCCTCGACGGCGCCGGCGTCCTCAAGCAGATCCGGCACATCACCCTGCCGTCGCTGCGGCCGGTGAACCAGATCCTCGTCCTGGTCCTGTTCCTGTGGACGTTCAACGACTTCAACACACCGTTCGTCCTGTTCGGCGAGGCGGCCCCCGAAGCGGCGGACCTGATCTCGCTGCACATCTACCAGTCGTCCTTCCAGACGTGGAACTTCGGCACCGGCTCGGCCATGTCCGTCCTGCTGCTGCTCTTCCTCCTCGTCGTCACGGGCGTCTACCTCCTGCTCACCACCCGCGGAAGGAAGACCTCCGATGTCTGA
- a CDS encoding ABC transporter substrate-binding protein has protein sequence MRRIRAAVTGAVTLSLAFTATACGGGESGEATPKTLTYWATNQGSSLEVDKKVLQPELDQFERETGIKVKLEVIPWSDLLNRILTATTSGQGPDVLNIGNTWSASLQSTGALLPFDAKNFEAVGGKDRFVDSALGSTGVAGKDPAAVPLYSMAYALYYNKQMFKDAGIAKPPTTWDEVTAAGKKLSKDGKWGIGVEGSNLSNNIHQVFVLAKQHGADFFTADGKADFTSDGAVAAVKQYVDLMATQKIVAPGNAEYAQNQSLSDFAKDKTGMVLWQTPSQTFASQGMAPEEWGVVPAPVPAGKPGQDKQTNSMVAGINMAVFKNTKNLDGALKFVKFMTSDEEQILLNKAYGSVPPVKGAQKDPAFSDPSLTVIRDTLAGSAAALPQVPEESQFETVVGTAVKELFADAAAGRPVTTESVRAKLEKAQQQMPKK, from the coding sequence ATGCGCAGAATCAGAGCCGCAGTCACCGGTGCCGTCACCCTCTCCCTCGCCTTCACCGCCACCGCCTGCGGCGGCGGGGAGAGCGGCGAGGCGACGCCGAAGACCCTCACCTACTGGGCCACCAACCAGGGCTCCAGCCTGGAGGTCGACAAGAAGGTCCTCCAGCCCGAGCTCGACCAGTTCGAGCGGGAGACCGGCATCAAGGTCAAGCTGGAGGTGATCCCCTGGTCCGACCTGCTCAACCGGATCCTCACCGCGACCACCTCGGGCCAGGGCCCCGACGTCCTCAACATCGGCAACACCTGGAGCGCCTCCCTCCAGTCCACCGGCGCGCTGCTGCCCTTCGACGCCAAGAACTTCGAGGCCGTCGGCGGCAAGGACCGCTTCGTCGACTCCGCGCTCGGCTCCACCGGCGTCGCGGGCAAGGACCCGGCCGCCGTCCCGCTCTACTCCATGGCCTACGCCCTCTACTACAACAAGCAGATGTTCAAGGACGCCGGCATAGCCAAGCCGCCGACCACCTGGGACGAGGTGACCGCCGCCGGCAAGAAGCTGAGCAAGGACGGGAAGTGGGGCATCGGCGTCGAGGGCTCCAACCTGTCCAACAACATCCACCAGGTCTTCGTCCTCGCCAAGCAGCACGGAGCCGACTTCTTCACCGCCGACGGCAAGGCCGACTTCACCTCCGACGGGGCCGTCGCGGCGGTCAAGCAGTACGTCGACCTGATGGCCACCCAGAAGATCGTCGCCCCCGGCAACGCCGAGTACGCGCAGAACCAGTCCCTGAGCGACTTCGCCAAGGACAAGACCGGCATGGTCCTGTGGCAGACCCCCTCGCAGACCTTCGCCTCCCAGGGCATGGCCCCCGAGGAGTGGGGCGTCGTCCCCGCCCCGGTCCCCGCGGGCAAGCCCGGCCAGGACAAGCAGACCAACTCGATGGTCGCCGGCATCAACATGGCCGTCTTCAAGAACACCAAGAACCTCGACGGCGCCCTCAAGTTCGTGAAGTTCATGACGAGCGACGAGGAGCAGATCCTCCTCAACAAGGCCTACGGATCGGTCCCGCCGGTCAAGGGCGCCCAGAAGGACCCGGCGTTCTCCGACCCGTCCCTCACCGTCATCCGCGACACCCTCGCCGGCAGCGCCGCCGCGCTCCCGCAGGTCCCCGAGGAGTCCCAGTTCGAGACCGTGGTCGGCACGGCCGTCAAGGAACTGTTCGCGGACGCCGCCGCGGGCCGGCCCGTCACCACCGAGTCCGTGCGGGCCAAGCTCGAAAAGGCCCAGCAGCAGATGCCCAAGAAGTAG
- a CDS encoding phosphotransferase family protein gives MAATAADPSPPPGPDDDADAAAAELAAERLRHTLGPVAVVRSTALSGGLYNAARLLELADGRRLVLKTAPRAGTPALTHEQGLLGTEALFHGLAARAGAPVPTVLHHEPVGPGTPAEWLLLTHVDGTTWDAARDRIAPADRAALRHGLGECLARVATVTGAAYGYPRPSAGLSGPDWPSAFTAMLHAVLADAIRFEVALPAPPGLLADLPVRFGHRLAEVRRPALVHFDAWEGNIVLARTGNGGPWHLSGLIDGERAFFGDPLADLVGLDPLGSAEDDADLMAGYHSVAPDRTIDTGARVRLALYRVYLALVMRVEAVPRAYGGEFATWLDTWSADRITGQLAALDALEA, from the coding sequence ATGGCCGCCACCGCCGCCGATCCGTCCCCTCCGCCGGGTCCCGACGACGACGCCGACGCGGCGGCGGCCGAGCTCGCCGCCGAGCGGCTGCGGCACACCCTCGGCCCGGTGGCGGTCGTCCGGAGCACCGCTCTCAGCGGCGGCCTCTACAACGCTGCCCGCCTGCTCGAACTCGCCGACGGACGGCGGCTGGTGCTCAAGACGGCACCCCGGGCAGGCACCCCCGCCCTCACCCACGAACAGGGCCTCCTCGGCACCGAGGCGCTCTTCCACGGCCTCGCCGCCCGGGCCGGAGCTCCTGTACCCACGGTCCTCCACCACGAGCCGGTCGGCCCCGGCACCCCCGCCGAGTGGCTCCTCCTCACCCACGTCGACGGCACGACCTGGGACGCCGCCCGCGACCGGATCGCACCGGCCGATCGTGCGGCGCTGCGCCACGGGCTGGGGGAGTGCCTGGCCCGGGTCGCCACCGTCACCGGAGCCGCCTACGGCTACCCGCGACCGTCCGCCGGTCTCTCCGGTCCCGACTGGCCCTCCGCGTTCACCGCCATGCTGCACGCCGTCCTCGCCGACGCGATCCGGTTCGAGGTCGCCCTGCCCGCCCCGCCCGGACTCCTCGCCGACCTGCCCGTACGCTTCGGCCACCGGCTCGCCGAGGTCCGCCGCCCCGCGCTCGTCCACTTCGACGCCTGGGAGGGCAACATCGTCCTCGCCCGGACCGGGAACGGCGGCCCATGGCACCTGAGCGGCCTCATCGACGGCGAACGCGCCTTCTTCGGCGACCCCTTGGCCGACCTCGTCGGGCTCGACCCGCTCGGTTCCGCCGAGGACGATGCCGACCTCATGGCCGGCTACCACTCGGTCGCTCCCGACCGGACCATCGACACCGGAGCCCGGGTACGCCTTGCCCTCTACCGCGTCTACCTCGCCCTCGTCATGCGCGTGGAAGCCGTCCCCCGCGCCTACGGCGGGGAGTTCGCGACCTGGCTCGACACCTGGTCGGCCGACCGCATCACGGGACAGCTCGCCGCACTGGACGCCCTGGAGGCGTGA